A single genomic interval of Arthrobacter sp. NicSoilB8 harbors:
- a CDS encoding LysR family transcriptional regulator: protein MRRLALLLEVVEQGSITAAAELMMYTPSAVSQQLRKLEQEVGQPLLTRRSRGVVPTEAGQVLAGHARKIVWQMQAARSDLGQIAGLKRGSLTVGTFPTLAGSFLPIVIRTFKKRYPAISLSLRSARFDELVADLQSGVTGLCLLWDYPWNPFQDDSIRVTEVFRESTVILVARSHPLADREQVRMEDLRNESWIVRAEAHPVVEVLLRSAHDAGFEPEIAFLANDYQEAQAMVSVGMGVAMVPKTAVALQHPDVKVLSLGSAAPLRRVLLAQREDKVYAPAEVAFHSTLLEIARERATDYL from the coding sequence ATGAGGCGGCTGGCGCTACTGCTGGAGGTGGTGGAGCAGGGCTCCATCACGGCCGCGGCCGAGCTCATGATGTACACGCCCTCGGCCGTCTCCCAACAGTTGCGCAAGCTCGAACAAGAAGTGGGCCAGCCTCTCCTCACCCGCCGCTCCCGTGGGGTGGTGCCCACCGAGGCCGGCCAGGTGCTGGCCGGCCACGCCCGCAAGATTGTCTGGCAGATGCAGGCAGCCCGGTCTGACCTCGGCCAGATTGCCGGTCTCAAACGGGGTTCCCTGACCGTGGGCACCTTCCCAACCCTGGCAGGATCCTTCCTGCCCATAGTCATCCGGACCTTTAAAAAGCGCTATCCGGCCATCAGCCTTTCCTTGCGCAGCGCCCGCTTCGATGAACTGGTGGCAGATCTGCAGTCCGGGGTCACGGGGCTGTGCCTGCTCTGGGACTACCCATGGAATCCCTTCCAGGACGACTCCATCCGCGTAACAGAAGTCTTCCGGGAGAGCACCGTTATCCTGGTGGCCCGCAGCCACCCACTCGCCGACCGGGAGCAGGTACGCATGGAGGACCTGCGCAACGAGTCCTGGATTGTGCGCGCCGAGGCCCACCCCGTGGTTGAGGTTCTGCTGCGTTCCGCCCACGACGCCGGGTTCGAACCCGAGATTGCCTTCCTAGCCAACGACTACCAGGAGGCCCAGGCCATGGTCAGCGTGGGAATGGGAGTGGCAATGGTACCCAAGACCGCGGTGGCGCTTCAGCATCCTGACGTGAAGGTGCTGAGCCTGGGTTCCGCTGCCCCGCTGCGGCGGGTTCTGCTGGCGCAGCGCGAGGACAAGGTCTACGCCCCGGCCGAGGTGGCCTTCCACTCCACTCTCTTGGAAATCGCCCGCGAACGAGCCACGGATTATCTCTAG
- a CDS encoding PrpF domain-containing protein — protein sequence MEIEARWMRGGTSKCWVFDAESLQEGGCSLDVLLPRLFGSPDPRQIDGVGGATSTTSKAVILHRPVSDDVDVEYTFAQVGIEEASVDWGSNCGNGSAVVGLYAIEKGWVIPTGDVTRIVTRNTNTNQIIVQRVATPAGALASVPEAQMPGVPFPGYAVGLGFQDPAGKTTGALLPTGAATDTIMAGGTRWTVSMVDAGAPVVMVRAEELGLDTARYDSWRAGVELQLDTLEQIRRQAAVRMGLVRTTAEAARAIPKLAIVASPAPTDPGADASVMMLSMGKPHPALAITGSIALTLAAGTAGTVMHTFTGDTPRSTLRLRTPAGVIETWSEEHDGTVLVGVDRTARTIATTTIHLPEVPGSAVAAALAGATR from the coding sequence ATGGAGATCGAAGCCCGATGGATGCGCGGAGGCACCAGCAAATGCTGGGTGTTTGATGCGGAGAGTCTTCAGGAGGGCGGCTGCAGCCTCGATGTGCTGCTTCCGCGGCTGTTCGGCAGCCCGGACCCCCGCCAGATCGATGGCGTCGGCGGGGCGACATCAACAACCAGCAAAGCCGTGATCCTGCACCGGCCCGTCAGCGACGACGTCGACGTTGAATACACCTTCGCGCAGGTCGGTATCGAAGAGGCCTCGGTGGACTGGGGCAGCAATTGCGGGAACGGTTCTGCGGTGGTGGGGCTATATGCCATTGAGAAGGGGTGGGTGATCCCCACTGGAGACGTCACCCGGATCGTCACCCGCAACACGAACACCAACCAAATCATCGTCCAGCGGGTGGCCACTCCTGCCGGCGCCCTGGCATCGGTTCCGGAGGCGCAGATGCCCGGCGTACCCTTCCCTGGCTACGCTGTGGGGCTCGGCTTCCAGGACCCGGCAGGCAAGACGACCGGTGCGCTCCTGCCCACCGGTGCGGCCACTGACACGATCATGGCGGGCGGAACCCGATGGACCGTGTCGATGGTCGACGCCGGAGCTCCTGTGGTGATGGTCCGCGCCGAGGAGCTTGGCCTGGACACGGCCAGGTACGACAGCTGGCGCGCCGGAGTGGAACTGCAGCTGGATACCCTCGAGCAGATCCGGAGGCAGGCAGCTGTGCGGATGGGGCTGGTCCGCACGACAGCCGAAGCGGCCCGGGCCATCCCGAAGCTCGCAATCGTAGCTTCCCCCGCCCCGACGGACCCCGGCGCCGACGCCAGCGTCATGATGCTCTCCATGGGAAAGCCCCACCCGGCCCTGGCCATCACCGGCAGCATCGCCCTGACCCTGGCCGCCGGCACCGCCGGCACCGTGATGCACACTTTCACGGGCGACACTCCAAGGAGCACGCTCCGGCTCCGCACCCCCGCCGGGGTGATCGAGACGTGGAGCGAGGAACACGACGGGACGGTCCTCGTGGGCGTCGACCGTACGGCCCGCACGATCGCTACAACCACCATCCATCTCCCCGAGGTCCCCGGCAGCGCCGTCGCTGCCGCCCTCGCGGGAGCTACTCGCTGA